GACCTGCGCCAGGCGCTTCTCGGTGTTGATGGGCATCGACGCGGCGGCATCCTTGACGAACCGCTCGTTGCCGGCCTTGAGCCGATCCAGTGGGCTGGCAGACGGCTGCTGGGATCGGACAGGCACGCTCCCGATCGTCAGCAGCATCACGACCGCTATCGTCACCGCTCGCTGATATCGCATTCCGGCCTCCAGGTTCCAGCAGATTGGGAACGGATTAGTTCTCCACAGACTGGCGAAAACTGCGTACCTGTTGAAGACTAACCCGTCCCCACCTGAGCTCCGCGCAGAGAAGCACCCCTCCCGTACGGAGCGCATCGCAGTAGTAATCGGCCTCTTCGTTGCCGGCTTGAGAGAGAATCGGGCCGGGGCGTTGCCCGCCTTGCCTGGGATCGCCACGCTCCAGCGTGGCTCTGCCGTGGTCTAGAGCCCGGCGATCCCAGGATCGTGCCCGCCGGGCGGCCAGAGGGGGTCGCCCCTACGTGTCTTTCCCCGAACCCCGAATCCCGAGGCCTTTGGGTCGGGTCACATTTCCGTCGAAAACGTGACCCGACCCAATATGTGCAACAACGTGACCCGACCCATTTGCTGGCCCCGATTCCTGGCTATGTCTTCGGCAGCGACCGTTGCTTCCACAGAAGCGGCGTCCGAGATGGTGCCGAGGAGTCGTGCCTTTGGCCGGAGTGCTGGTGCCGTTGCGGGTGTGATGTTGCGCGTCCGAGGCGACAGGGAGATTCGATCCAAGCGCCGTCTCGGTAGGTGTAGAATCTTGCCGATCTTGGATGGTCAGATCGGAAATCTCGGGTGGGATGCCTCTCCAAGAGCTCTCAAGGGGGCGTAGTCATGCAACGCGTACGACCATCAACGATCGCCTCTCGACTGACCTACCTGACGGCGATTGTGGTGACGGTGTTCATCGGCCCGGAAATGATGCGGCATGACCTTCGGCTCTTCCCTGTCGTCGCGGCCCTTGCTGCTGAACGGACGGCGGCAACACCCTCGGCTCGCCAGGGCGGCCAGCCAAAGCCGACGTTTCGCACGGTCGTCGCGCTCGTACCCGTCGATGTGCGCGTCATCGACAACAGGACCGGCAAGCCGGTCACCGACCTGAGGCAGGAGGACTTCACGCTGCTGGAAGACGGAGTCCGCCAGGAGGTCAAGCACTTCGTGAATCAGCCGCTGATGCCTGACCCGGCGCGGTCGTACCCACTGCTTGTCATCCCGGACGCAGCGGCCAAGCGTGCGGTCTGGGAACAAGCTACGGCTATCTCGCCCCAAACCAGGCGCGTCTTCCTCATCGTACTTGGCAACGGCCGCCTGCAGGGGCCGTCCAAGGGGCTCGACGCCCTCCTGTCCTTCGTGCGCGATCGCCTGCTGCCTCAGGACCAGGTTGCCGTGTTCGCCTACGATCGCGCGACCGACTTCACGGCCAACCATGAACAGGTGGTGCAGGTGATCGAACGGTTCCGGGAGGACAACGGCGCTATCACCGCCGAGATTGACCAACAGTTCAGTGGGCTGGCGGCAGTCTACGGCAGCCAGGAACTGCCGGACTCCGTGCAGGCACGGGTCGACAAGGTGTTCGGCGGATCGGACATGCTGAAGAACGCGACCGTCGGCCGGGCGGAGAATGCCGCAAGCGGCGACCGCACCAGGCGGGATGCTCGGCAACGCGGCGAGGCTGCGCTGGACGCGGTCGTCGCGTCGGGACGACTCACGCCACAGGCTGATTCCGCCCTTGGACCGCAGGCTGCTCTGTCCTGGTCGACGTTCGACAACTTCGTTGCCGCCAACGCCCAGACGCTCCGGGATATGGGAAACCTGTACGCCGCGATTGCGTACATGCGTGAGATCGAGGGCGAGAAGCATCTGATCTTCGTCACCGAGCAGGGTATGCACGTCGGCCGTCGCGAAGACGAGCAGGACCTCGCCGTCGTCGCCAGCGACGGACGCGTTGCGATCGACGTCATCCAGACGGGCGGGCTCGACCCGTCAGAGGACGCGATGTTCGCACGGCAGGGCTTGAGGGCCATCGCGGAGGCCACAGGGGGGACCTCGTCGATCTGCGAAGCAGGATCGCTCGCCTTCGAACGGCTCGACAGCGTCACGCGGAACACGTACGTGCTCGGGTACTACCCGTCTAACACCAAGTGGGACGCTGCCTACCGGAAGATCGAGGTCAAGGTCAATCGACGCGACGTGACGATCCTTTCACGGGACGGGTACCACTCGTTCACGACCGTTGCCGGCTTCGATCGACAGGAGTACATCACGCGCCACCGGATAGAAGGGGCAGCGGCGTTCCCGAAGGACGTGACGGACATCCACGTCAAACTCAAGGCGTCGTTCTCGGTGAGCGACGGGCAGCCGACGGTGATGGTCGACGCGCTGATCGACCCATCACACCTCTACTACACGATCCGGAAGAGCGTTCGTCTTGGTCGGATCGTCATCGCCGTGCTGGCCATGGACGGCGAGCGGTCGATTCTCGGTGGCACCTACAAGAAGCAGGTGGCACATCTCGAGTACGACAAGCCCACGTTCGACATCGTGAAGAAGAAGTGGATTCCGTATCAGGTGCGGATGCGAGTGCCGGTCGACACGCGCTACGTGCGCGTCGTCGTCTACGACTACATGATGGACTTGGTGGGAACGGCGGGGACCTGGGTCTACTGAGGATCGAGGCCCAGGCCGAGCATGTTGAAGGCCAGCCCGGCATCGAGCACCTGTCCTGCAATTCAGTTTCCACCGGCAGGCCCGGATCGCACGCTGACGCGTGGTATTCCGCGCCGTAACGTGTCCCACTCATCCGGATCTACGCCTTCGTCAGTGACCGCTGCTTCCAGAGCAGATAGATGGCGGGATACACGAGCAGTTCCATCGCGAAGGAGGTGACTAGTCCGCCGACCATGGGCGCTGCCACGCGCTTCATGACGTCGGCGCCGGTGCCCATCGACCACATGATCGGCATCAGGCCCATCATGGCGGCTGTGACGGTCATCATCTTCGGGCGAACCCGCTTGACGGCGCCGTGAATGATGGCTGCATGCAGGTCCTTCCGCGAGGCCAGCCGCCCCGCTTTTCGTGCCTCCTCGTACGAGAGGTCGAGGAACAGCAGCATGAAGACACCGGTTTCGGCGTCGAGGCCCATGAGCGCAATCATGCCCACCCACGCCGCAATCGACACGTTGTAGCCCAGCAGGTACATGAGCCACACGGCGCCCACCACAGAGAAGGGCACGGCCAGCATCACGATGGAGGCCTTGAAGGCGGACTTCGTGTTCATGTAGAGCAGGAAGAAGATCAGGAACAGTGTGATCGGAACGACCAGCTTGAGCCGTTCGCGCACCCGCAGCATGTTCTCGTACTGGCCGCTCCACTCGAGCGAATAGCCGTTGGGCAGCGTCAGTTCCGCGGCGACCGCGGCGCGGGCCCGCTCCACGTAGCCGCCCACGTCGCTCTCGGTCATGTCCACGAACACGTAGCCTGCGAGAAGCCCGTTCTCGTTGCGGATCATGGACGGGCCGGCCACGGTGCGGATGGCGGCCACCTGCGACAACGGGATCTGCGCGCCCGACGGCGTCATCACGAGCACCTGCCCGAGCCGGTCGAGATCATCGCGCAGTCCGCGCGGATAGCGGACGTTGACCGGGAACCTGGCGCGGCCTTCGATCGTGGTCGTGACATTCTCGCCGCCGACGGCCGACATGATGACATCCTGAACGGCGCCCACCGACAAACCGTACCGGGCCAGCGCCTCGCGATTCAGATCAAAATCGACGAAATACCCGCCAGCCGCGCGTTCCGCGAACACGCTCCGCGTTCCGGGTACGGCGCGGAGGATCTCCTCGAGGCGCGTGCCGATGGATTCAATTTGCTTCAGGTCGGCGCCGAAAATCTTGATGCCCACCGGCGTCCGCACGCCCGTCGTCAGCATGTCGATCCGCGCCTTGATGGGCATCGTCCAGGCGTTGCTCGTGCCGGGGATCTTCAAGGCGGCATCCATGTCGGACGTGAGTTCGTCCCACGAGATGCGATCCGACCAGATGTGGCGCAATACGAGGGTCTGGAGCCACTCAGGTGCCTTGCCGGAGTACCAGCGCGCCTTCGATCGCCATTCGGAGGGCGGTCTCAGCACGACGGTCGTCTCCATCATCGAGAACGGCGCGGGATCGGTCGAGGTCTCCGCGCGTCCGGCTTTGCCGAACACCGACACGACCTCCGGGAACGATTTGAGGATCCGATCCTGCGTTTGCAGCAGTCGGCCCGCCTCGGTCACCGAGATGCCCGGCAGCGTCGTCGGCATGTACAGAATCGTGCCTTCGTTGAGCGCCGGCATGAACTCGTGGCCCAGTTTCAGGTAGATCGGGACGGTGGAGACGACAATCAGCAGAGCAGTCGCGATGGTCGTTTTGGGAAAGCGCAGCACCACACGGCACGCCGGCTCATAGAGCCAGAAGAGAATCCGGCTGACCGGGTGTTTCTCTTCCGCGTAGTAGCGACCCACCGTCACCTGTCCGACCAGCCACGACAGGAATCGCGGACGCCACGTTGGGAAGTCCATCCGCGTAAAGAGCATCCGCAGCGCGGGATCGAGCGTGACGGCCAGGCCCGCCGCGATGAACATGGCGAGATTCTTCGTCCACGCGAGCGGCGTGAACAGGCGGCCTTCCTGGTCGACCAGGGTGAAGATCGGCAGGAACGCCACTGCGATCACCAGGAGCGAGAAAAACACCGATGGGCCCACCTCGAGCAGTGCTTCCAGCCGCACGGCGTGGTAGTCGCCCTGGCGTCCGCCCTCCTGCCAGAGTTCGAGTTTCTTGTACGCGTTCTCGACCTCCACGATGGCGCCATCCACCAGCACGCCGATCGAGATAGCCAGGCCCGCGAGCGACATGATGTTGGACGAAATGCCCATCAGCCGCATCGGGATGAACGCGAGTAACAGCGCTACCGGGATGGTGATGATCGGGACAATGGCCGACGGGATGTGCCAGAGGAAGATCAGGATGACGAGGCTGACAATCGCGATCTCGGCGAGCAGTTCACCGCGCAGGTTCTCGATCGATCGCTCAATAAGCTCGGACCGGTCGTACGTCGTGATGAACCGGACCCCCTTGGGCAGCGAGGATTCCAGTTCCTTCAGGCGGGTTTTCACCCGGGCGATGACGTCACGGGCGTTCTCGTTGTGGCGCATCACCACAATGCCGCCGACCGCCTCGCCGGTGCCGTCGAGATCGGAGACGCCTCGGCGCATCTCGGGACCAATGGCCACGGTGGCGACGTCGCGCAGGAGCACGGGCGTGCCCCGCTCGTCCGTCTTGAGCACGATTTGTTCGAGATCGCCCTTCGACTTCACATAGCCCCGGCCGCGCACCATGAACTCCTTGCCGGCGAGCTCCAGCAGGCGCCCCCCCACCTCACTGTTGCTGGTCCGCACAGCGTTGGAGACATCCATGACCGCGAGGTCGTACGCCTTCAGGCGGTTGGGATCGACGATGACCTGGTACTGCTGGACGAACCCGCCGATCGAGGCAACTTCGGCCACACCCGGCACGGACTGCAGACGATAGCGCAGGTTCCAGTCCTGGAGCGTTCGGAGATCGGCGAGCGACTGCGTGCCGGAATCGTCGACGAGTGCGTACTGGAACACCCAGCCGACACCCGTCGCGTCCGGGCCGATCTCCGTCTTCACGCCTGTCGGCAGCAGCGGTTGAATCTTCGACAAGTACTCAAGCACTCGGCTGCGCGCCCAGTAGATGTCGGTGCCGTCCTGGAAGATGACGTAGACGTAGCTGAAGCCGAAATCCGAGAAGCCGCGGATCGTCTTGACGTTCGGCGTGCCGAGCATCGCCGAGACGATCGGATACGTGACCTGGTCCTCGATGATGTCCGGGCTGCGGTCCCAACGCGAGTAGATGATGACCTGCGTGTCCGACAGGTCCGGGATGGCGTCGACGGGGATGTGCTGAAGCGTGTAGATGCCGTAGGCCACGACGACGGCCGTGGCAAGCAGCACCAGGAAACGGTTGTGCGCGCTGAACCGGATGATGGCCTGAATCATGGGTCCCCTTCAGCGTTTCACGCGCGCCGGCGACGCAGATGATGAGGCACTGATGGCCGACAGCGCCGCCTTGAGGCTCGACTCCGAGTCGAGCAGGAAGTTGGCGGCCGTCACGACGCGGTCGCCTTTTACCAGGCCCCGCAGCACCTGGTAGCCGTCCGGGATTCTGACCCCGATCTCGACTTCACGCGGCTCGATGGCGCCATCGGGGCGATCGAGAAACACGAGCTTGCGATCCCCCGTGTCGATGATCGCGCTGTCGGGTACGACGAGGCCCGTCCCCATGTCGGTGCGCAGCTGGACATCGGCGTACATGTCGGGCTTGAGCGCGCCGCCGGTGTTGTCCACGTCAATCCGGACCTTGACGGTGCGGGTCTTCTCCTCAACCGTCGGTGCGATGTTCGTGACCGCGCCGCGCCAGGTCCTCCCCGGCAGGTACGAGAACGTCACGTCGGCAGGCATCCCGAGACGCACCGTCTGGAGATCCGACTCGTAGACGTCAGCCAGGACCCAGACGTGCGAGAGATCGACGAGATCGAAGAGCGTGTCGATCGGCATCACGCGCATGCCCTGCACGACGTTCTTCTGCACGACAAAACCGCTGACATCGGCATACAGGTCGAATGTGCGCTTGACCGTGCCGGTGCGTTCGACCTCGGCGATGTCCTGCGGGCGGATGTCCCACTGCAGCAGGCGCTGTCGCGCCGCCTCCAGCAGGTTCGCGCTCCCCTGCGCGACCGAGGGGATGGCGCTTGAGCCGAGCTGCTTCTGCGCCCGCAGTGCGAGCAGGTACTCCTGCTGGGTCGCGACCAGTTCCGGGCTGTAGATCGAGAGCACGGGATCGCCTTTTTTCACGTACATGCCGGTGTAGTCGACGTAAAGATGTTCGACGGTGCCCTCGAACCTGGTGTGAAAGTGCGCGAGGCGTCGCTCGTCCGGCGTCACACGGCCCACCGTGCGCAGCGACTTCTCGATGCGCATCTGGCGAACCTCCGAACTGCGCACGCCAAGCAGGCTGCGTCGCTCAGGCGTGAGCGACACCACCGCCCGCCCCGCAACGGCAGCAGCCGACGGCGCGGTCTCGTCCTCGTAGACCGGGAGGAAGTCCATCCCCATGCTGTCCTTGGCCGGCCTGTCTGAGTGGATCGTCGGATCCATCGGCGACCGGTAGAACAGGATCCGCCGGCCTCCGGTCGTCGGGGCCGCGTGGGTCGCCGGGGCCGGTTGGGACGCCGGCTCGATCGGCACGAGCTTCATCCCGCAAATCGGGCAGTCGCCGGGCTTGTCGGAGACCACCGTCGGATGCATCGGGCAGTGATACTTCGCGGCGGGCGCGTTGGCGGCCGGCGTTCCGGACTGGGCCGCCTGGCGGCAGCCGGCCCACGTCAGGCCACCAGCCACGAGCATCACCAGCACCGCTGCGACAGCTCCGTTTCGTGTCATACGTGTCATCGTCATTACTCCTGGCGTCCACCCATGCCGCCACCCGCCACACCGGATGGCTGGGCCGCGGTCATGGCCCCGACCGTCGTCATCTCGGGTGACGCATCGAGGCTGGCTTCCTTGATGCTTGCGAGCAGTCGCGCGTGGTCGGTGACCAGGCTCTCCCGCGTCCAGCGGTCGGCGTAGAGCGAGGTCATCGCCTCGAGCACGGACACAAACGGCACGCGGCCCGACTGGTAGTTCGCGATTGCGGCCTCGACCGTCATACGGTCCTGCGGGACGATGCCCTGGTCGTAGAGGTCAATGATCTTCTCCGCCGTCCGGGCTCGCGTGTATCGTTCCTGCGTCCGCAACCGCAACTGCAGGTCGATCGAGTCAATCACGCGGTTGTCGCGCTCTGAGCGCAGCTGCGACTCGGCGACCGCGC
This portion of the Acidobacteriota bacterium genome encodes:
- a CDS encoding VWA domain-containing protein, with protein sequence MQRVRPSTIASRLTYLTAIVVTVFIGPEMMRHDLRLFPVVAALAAERTAATPSARQGGQPKPTFRTVVALVPVDVRVIDNRTGKPVTDLRQEDFTLLEDGVRQEVKHFVNQPLMPDPARSYPLLVIPDAAAKRAVWEQATAISPQTRRVFLIVLGNGRLQGPSKGLDALLSFVRDRLLPQDQVAVFAYDRATDFTANHEQVVQVIERFREDNGAITAEIDQQFSGLAAVYGSQELPDSVQARVDKVFGGSDMLKNATVGRAENAASGDRTRRDARQRGEAALDAVVASGRLTPQADSALGPQAALSWSTFDNFVAANAQTLRDMGNLYAAIAYMREIEGEKHLIFVTEQGMHVGRREDEQDLAVVASDGRVAIDVIQTGGLDPSEDAMFARQGLRAIAEATGGTSSICEAGSLAFERLDSVTRNTYVLGYYPSNTKWDAAYRKIEVKVNRRDVTILSRDGYHSFTTVAGFDRQEYITRHRIEGAAAFPKDVTDIHVKLKASFSVSDGQPTVMVDALIDPSHLYYTIRKSVRLGRIVIAVLAMDGERSILGGTYKKQVAHLEYDKPTFDIVKKKWIPYQVRMRVPVDTRYVRVVVYDYMMDLVGTAGTWVY
- a CDS encoding CusA/CzcA family heavy metal efflux RND transporter, translated to MIQAIIRFSAHNRFLVLLATAVVVAYGIYTLQHIPVDAIPDLSDTQVIIYSRWDRSPDIIEDQVTYPIVSAMLGTPNVKTIRGFSDFGFSYVYVIFQDGTDIYWARSRVLEYLSKIQPLLPTGVKTEIGPDATGVGWVFQYALVDDSGTQSLADLRTLQDWNLRYRLQSVPGVAEVASIGGFVQQYQVIVDPNRLKAYDLAVMDVSNAVRTSNSEVGGRLLELAGKEFMVRGRGYVKSKGDLEQIVLKTDERGTPVLLRDVATVAIGPEMRRGVSDLDGTGEAVGGIVVMRHNENARDVIARVKTRLKELESSLPKGVRFITTYDRSELIERSIENLRGELLAEIAIVSLVILIFLWHIPSAIVPIITIPVALLLAFIPMRLMGISSNIMSLAGLAISIGVLVDGAIVEVENAYKKLELWQEGGRQGDYHAVRLEALLEVGPSVFFSLLVIAVAFLPIFTLVDQEGRLFTPLAWTKNLAMFIAAGLAVTLDPALRMLFTRMDFPTWRPRFLSWLVGQVTVGRYYAEEKHPVSRILFWLYEPACRVVLRFPKTTIATALLIVVSTVPIYLKLGHEFMPALNEGTILYMPTTLPGISVTEAGRLLQTQDRILKSFPEVVSVFGKAGRAETSTDPAPFSMMETTVVLRPPSEWRSKARWYSGKAPEWLQTLVLRHIWSDRISWDELTSDMDAALKIPGTSNAWTMPIKARIDMLTTGVRTPVGIKIFGADLKQIESIGTRLEEILRAVPGTRSVFAERAAGGYFVDFDLNREALARYGLSVGAVQDVIMSAVGGENVTTTIEGRARFPVNVRYPRGLRDDLDRLGQVLVMTPSGAQIPLSQVAAIRTVAGPSMIRNENGLLAGYVFVDMTESDVGGYVERARAAVAAELTLPNGYSLEWSGQYENMLRVRERLKLVVPITLFLIFFLLYMNTKSAFKASIVMLAVPFSVVGAVWLMYLLGYNVSIAAWVGMIALMGLDAETGVFMLLFLDLSYEEARKAGRLASRKDLHAAIIHGAVKRVRPKMMTVTAAMMGLMPIMWSMGTGADVMKRVAAPMVGGLVTSFAMELLVYPAIYLLWKQRSLTKA
- a CDS encoding efflux RND transporter periplasmic adaptor subunit — encoded protein: MTRMTRNGAVAAVLVMLVAGGLTWAGCRQAAQSGTPAANAPAAKYHCPMHPTVVSDKPGDCPICGMKLVPIEPASQPAPATHAAPTTGGRRILFYRSPMDPTIHSDRPAKDSMGMDFLPVYEDETAPSAAAVAGRAVVSLTPERRSLLGVRSSEVRQMRIEKSLRTVGRVTPDERRLAHFHTRFEGTVEHLYVDYTGMYVKKGDPVLSIYSPELVATQQEYLLALRAQKQLGSSAIPSVAQGSANLLEAARQRLLQWDIRPQDIAEVERTGTVKRTFDLYADVSGFVVQKNVVQGMRVMPIDTLFDLVDLSHVWVLADVYESDLQTVRLGMPADVTFSYLPGRTWRGAVTNIAPTVEEKTRTVKVRIDVDNTGGALKPDMYADVQLRTDMGTGLVVPDSAIIDTGDRKLVFLDRPDGAIEPREVEIGVRIPDGYQVLRGLVKGDRVVTAANFLLDSESSLKAALSAISASSSASPARVKR